In one window of Synechococcus sp. PCC 7335 DNA:
- a CDS encoding recombinase family protein, producing the protein MATVGYARVSSVGQSLDVQLDKLKDCDKVFREKKTGTSSTRPRLKACLEYVREGDTLVVTRLDRLARSTLHLCQVADQLQEKGVNLKVIDQSIDTSDATGRLLFNMLGAIAQFETEIRAERQMDGIRNAKANGVQLGRRKHLTENEQVELQLKRQDGALIKTLMEEYNISKASVYRYLDGITVESS; encoded by the coding sequence ATGGCGACGGTTGGCTATGCCAGGGTGAGTTCGGTTGGTCAGAGTCTCGATGTGCAGCTCGATAAGCTCAAGGACTGCGACAAAGTATTCAGAGAGAAGAAAACGGGCACTTCTAGCACTCGGCCACGGCTGAAGGCTTGCCTGGAGTACGTCCGCGAGGGCGATACGCTGGTGGTGACCCGGCTTGATCGGCTGGCCAGGTCTACTCTGCATTTGTGCCAGGTGGCTGACCAGCTCCAGGAGAAGGGCGTCAATCTGAAGGTGATTGACCAGAGCATTGATACGAGCGATGCAACTGGCCGACTGCTGTTTAACATGTTGGGTGCGATCGCACAATTTGAGACCGAAATTCGCGCTGAGCGGCAGATGGACGGCATCCGCAATGCGAAGGCGAATGGTGTTCAGCTTGGTAGAAGAAAGCATCTGACAGAGAACGAGCAAGTAGAACTGCAACTGAAGCGGCAGGACGGTGCTCTTATCAAAACGCTTATGGAAGAGTACAACATCTCAAAGGCTAGCGTCTATCGCTACCTAGATGGCATAACCGTTGAGTCATCTTAA
- a CDS encoding toll/interleukin-1 receptor domain-containing protein: MNDIIWDAFISHASEDHKEVVIPLADLLTSSGLKIWLDKGEIFVGDSLREKIDEGLAGSQFGIVILSHNFFSKDWPRAELDGLFSREISGEKVILPVWHNISLEEIKRYSPLIAGKFAVSTSDGLSRVAKQILSAIHKVGRKASIGKPIYTGKLTKKAIMKFPEGSYLVSNCYSSFDRRPLIEEHVGYVDERENLWEQAKSSGSDGRLCHVFKDYDDYVAYARMIYSSSIKGST; this comes from the coding sequence ATGAATGATATTATCTGGGATGCTTTTATCTCTCATGCTTCCGAAGATCACAAAGAAGTTGTTATACCCTTAGCAGATCTATTAACAAGTTCTGGGTTAAAAATCTGGTTGGACAAAGGCGAAATATTTGTTGGGGATAGTCTGAGAGAAAAGATTGACGAAGGACTAGCTGGATCTCAATTTGGAATAGTTATTTTGAGTCACAATTTCTTTTCTAAAGACTGGCCAAGAGCTGAGCTAGATGGATTGTTTTCACGAGAGATTAGTGGGGAGAAAGTCATCCTTCCTGTTTGGCATAATATAAGTTTAGAGGAAATCAAGAGATACTCACCTCTAATTGCTGGGAAATTCGCTGTGAGCACTAGCGATGGCTTATCTAGGGTTGCGAAGCAGATCCTATCAGCAATCCATAAAGTTGGAAGGAAGGCATCGATAGGAAAACCTATCTATACTGGGAAACTAACCAAGAAAGCAATCATGAAGTTTCCCGAAGGAAGTTACTTAGTATCTAATTGTTATAGTTCTTTCGATAGAAGACCTCTTATAGAAGAACATGTCGGTTATGTAGATGAAAGGGAAAATCTATGGGAACAGGCAAAATCCAGTGGCTCTGACGGGCGTTTATGCCACGTATTCAAGGATTATGATGATTATGTTGCTTATGCAAGAATGATCTATTCATCTTCGATTAAAGGAAGCACATAA
- a CDS encoding caspase domain-containing protein has translation MTKVALLIGVSEYEPELSPLPAATKDAAALKKVLSDPEMGEFDEVKILTNPDRQDMQYEIETLFADRHRDDFILLFFSGHGIKDDSNSLYFASRITRKSPKGNLVVSTAVPARFIHDVMNKSRAKRQVLILDCCFSGAFDPALQTKDDGSVDLRNQLGSEGRVVLASSSSTQYSFEQQGSELSLYTRHLIEGIETGAGDHNEDGKISMRELHDYATSKVQETAPSMTPKLITLKDMGFDIVLAKAKVTDPQLSYRRQVERYASHGEISSIGRTILDQRRSQLGIDLEAAQEIEATVLKPYQERLENIQRYRYMFSDAIERKYPLTAQAQSELEDLREVLGLRQEDVAEIKQEFAEQIEQTQETKKLEHQKNLQRYEQEFQKAVRTEYPIGGYVREGLQKFQKSLGLQEQEVESIERPILAQKEVSSQKELTAKKTASSQNAPQPEPDWLNYRRKLQQYEEEFRKAVATEYPLSESEGSRLTHLQRSLQLKSEDIQIVKSRIVAQTALNREVKTQVAKDSQPEKTDSSKKGNSSSPHNRGGRELINRGGWGFLWAAGSLFYLQIILSMLGGEESSSVMAIFVGMICSLIGGVIYGQPSRKSKFWVIGAIILAIILTSQVAVLINDGNVNDGNTYNSARAYVTGALYAVMFMPICGSIGAILKRLEK, from the coding sequence ATGACAAAAGTTGCTTTACTGATTGGAGTCAGCGAATACGAGCCAGAATTAAGCCCGCTGCCTGCTGCTACTAAAGATGCAGCGGCTCTTAAAAAAGTTCTATCTGATCCAGAAATGGGTGAATTTGATGAAGTCAAGATTCTCACGAATCCTGACCGTCAGGACATGCAATACGAAATTGAGACACTGTTTGCAGATCGGCACAGAGACGATTTTATATTGTTGTTTTTTTCAGGTCATGGCATTAAGGATGATAGTAACAGTTTATACTTTGCTAGTCGTATCACTCGTAAGAGTCCAAAAGGTAATTTAGTCGTTTCCACAGCTGTTCCAGCACGATTTATTCACGATGTCATGAATAAAAGTCGAGCTAAGCGACAAGTCCTAATTCTAGATTGCTGCTTTAGCGGAGCCTTTGATCCAGCATTGCAGACAAAGGATGACGGGTCAGTTGATTTAAGAAATCAACTAGGTTCGGAGGGACGAGTTGTGCTCGCTTCCTCTAGCTCAACGCAATACTCTTTTGAGCAGCAAGGGTCAGAGCTGTCTCTGTATACTCGACATCTCATTGAGGGAATAGAAACGGGGGCGGGGGACCACAATGAGGATGGCAAAATCTCGATGAGAGAGCTGCATGACTATGCTACTAGCAAGGTCCAAGAGACAGCACCGAGTATGACACCAAAGCTCATCACACTTAAGGACATGGGGTTTGATATTGTCCTGGCTAAAGCAAAAGTCACAGATCCTCAATTAAGCTATCGCAGGCAAGTTGAACGGTATGCTAGCCACGGTGAAATATCATCGATTGGACGAACAATATTAGATCAACGTCGAAGTCAGCTAGGTATAGATCTGGAAGCTGCTCAAGAAATAGAAGCTACGGTTCTGAAACCATATCAAGAGCGCTTAGAGAACATACAGCGCTACCGTTATATGTTTTCTGATGCGATTGAGCGGAAGTACCCTCTGACTGCTCAGGCTCAATCTGAACTAGAAGATTTACGGGAGGTTTTAGGACTAAGGCAAGAAGATGTTGCTGAGATCAAGCAGGAGTTTGCTGAGCAGATAGAGCAGACGCAAGAGACAAAGAAGCTTGAGCATCAGAAGAACTTACAGCGATATGAGCAAGAATTTCAGAAAGCTGTCAGAACTGAATATCCCATAGGCGGGTATGTACGTGAGGGCTTACAAAAGTTTCAGAAGTCTTTAGGACTGCAGGAGCAAGAAGTTGAATCTATCGAGCGGCCCATTCTTGCACAGAAAGAAGTTAGCTCTCAGAAAGAGCTAACAGCTAAGAAAACAGCTTCAAGTCAAAATGCACCACAACCAGAACCTGACTGGCTCAATTATCGCCGTAAGTTACAGCAGTATGAGGAGGAATTTCGCAAGGCAGTTGCCACTGAATATCCATTGAGTGAGTCTGAGGGTAGCAGGTTGACTCACTTACAAAGATCTTTACAATTGAAGTCAGAAGATATTCAGATCGTTAAAAGTCGTATCGTTGCGCAAACGGCATTAAATCGCGAAGTAAAGACTCAAGTAGCAAAAGATAGCCAGCCAGAGAAAACAGATTCAAGCAAAAAAGGTAATAGTAGTTCTCCCCACAATCGAGGGGGCAGGGAGCTCATTAATCGGGGGGGTTGGGGCTTTCTTTGGGCTGCAGGGAGCCTTTTCTACCTGCAAATCATACTGTCCATGCTTGGAGGAGAGGAGTCATCCAGTGTTATGGCTATATTTGTAGGAATGATATGTTCTTTAATTGGGGGAGTTATATACGGTCAGCCAAGTAGAAAATCGAAGTTTTGGGTGATAGGTGCAATAATCTTAGCGATCATATTGACCAGCCAAGTAGCGGTTCTCATAAATGACGGGAATGTGAATGATGGTAACACCTACAATAGTGCAAGAGCATATGTTACAGGGGCCTTGTATGCAGTAATGTTCATGCCTATTTGCGGAAGTATCGGCGCAATTCTCAAAAGATTAGAAAAGTGA
- a CDS encoding toll/interleukin-1 receptor domain-containing protein codes for MHEESRDKAIDALSDALGTYLGQPSQPIEKSSTQSEGYFFISYSVEDRKFLGELKLFLKQEGYGYWDFHESKRNYQAQFHLELEGIIRDSRAVLCIVTPSWKTSRWAPREYLFTEDIRKPVFLLRAQPLEPTLLIAGSSYIDFVDDRARAFLELSRELSSIGL; via the coding sequence ATGCACGAAGAAAGCAGAGACAAAGCCATTGACGCACTCTCCGATGCATTAGGAACATATTTAGGGCAACCTTCGCAGCCAATTGAGAAATCATCCACCCAAAGCGAAGGTTACTTTTTCATTAGCTACTCTGTCGAGGATCGGAAGTTCCTTGGCGAATTGAAATTATTTTTGAAACAAGAAGGGTATGGCTACTGGGATTTCCACGAAAGCAAGCGCAACTACCAAGCACAGTTTCACTTGGAGCTAGAAGGCATCATCCGTGATTCACGCGCAGTCTTATGCATTGTGACACCATCTTGGAAAACATCACGCTGGGCACCTCGAGAATATCTATTCACTGAGGATATTCGGAAACCTGTCTTCCTGCTGCGAGCGCAGCCTCTTGAACCAACCTTGCTGATTGCAGGGTCTTCTTACATTGACTTCGTTGATGATAGAGCTCGAGCTTTTCTTGAGCTTTCTCGCGAACTCTCATCCATTGGACTTTAG
- a CDS encoding TIR domain-containing protein produces MDTEKEFDVFLCHNSEDKDVVTEIGNRLRLCGINPWLDIWNLRPGIDLQDALGEEIANIQTVAVFIGSAGIGSWQGEEIKFFIREFIERDCLVFPVLLESAPDELELPPLLAGKTWVDFRSSIPDPLEQLVWGITSKKPSITHQAVRSGKTQIESGGYELPARKEEVIAEELLELERHLQRDEWLLADKLTANLLTHQADLLSEHTCLFDEASIVTNRMKSIACSTIVSIDRLWQENSGGKFGFSVQKDIYQSMTRSCVFEHISIHSLGSELGWYIQDICRWIRRSELISDKDKAPAGHFPWMICHDKRVVKTDYSRVNNNLKIKRVIFVMESMENMSKLFARLDDCYGVSRG; encoded by the coding sequence ATGGACACAGAAAAAGAGTTTGACGTTTTTCTGTGTCACAACAGTGAGGATAAAGACGTTGTAACGGAGATAGGGAATAGATTACGACTGTGTGGTATCAATCCTTGGCTAGATATATGGAACCTACGTCCGGGAATAGATCTCCAAGATGCTTTGGGAGAAGAGATTGCGAATATTCAGACTGTTGCTGTGTTTATCGGTAGCGCAGGAATTGGTTCGTGGCAAGGTGAAGAAATCAAGTTTTTCATTCGTGAGTTTATAGAACGGGATTGCTTAGTATTTCCGGTACTGCTAGAGAGTGCTCCCGATGAGCTTGAGCTTCCACCTCTCCTAGCTGGAAAGACCTGGGTGGATTTCCGAAGCTCGATACCTGATCCACTTGAACAACTTGTGTGGGGCATCACTAGTAAGAAACCGTCTATCACACATCAAGCAGTGCGCTCAGGTAAGACTCAGATTGAATCCGGTGGCTATGAACTTCCTGCTAGGAAAGAGGAAGTCATAGCAGAAGAGCTGCTAGAACTAGAAAGACATCTACAAAGGGATGAGTGGTTACTTGCGGATAAGCTGACAGCGAACCTCCTCACACATCAAGCAGATCTTCTTTCAGAACATACCTGTCTCTTTGATGAGGCAAGCATCGTGACCAATCGAATGAAATCTATAGCTTGTTCGACAATAGTTTCTATAGATCGTCTTTGGCAAGAGAACAGCGGTGGTAAGTTTGGGTTCAGTGTCCAGAAGGATATCTATCAGAGCATGACTCGTAGTTGCGTTTTCGAACATATAAGCATCCACTCCCTTGGTTCGGAGCTAGGCTGGTACATCCAGGATATATGTAGATGGATACGTCGAAGTGAGCTAATCTCTGATAAGGATAAAGCTCCAGCAGGACACTTTCCTTGGATGATTTGCCACGATAAGAGAGTGGTCAAGACTGATTATTCTAGAGTAAATAATAACCTGAAAATAAAGAGAGTAATATTTGTCATGGAAAGTATGGAAAATATGAGTAAACTTTTTGCCCGTCTCGACGATTGCTATGGTGTCAGTAGGGGATAA
- a CDS encoding reverse transcriptase N-terminal domain-containing protein — MTESVLQISDSWETTRWPQIQREVFRLQQRIYRTSQQGGTRKVRSLQRLLLKSWSAKRLAVRRVTQENQGKKTAGIDGIHSLSPSERLELGVFCTTPRKGIVQIEIVETHSCAGHI; from the coding sequence ATGACAGAATCTGTTCTTCAGATATCTGATAGCTGGGAAACTACCCGCTGGCCTCAAATCCAACGAGAAGTTTTTCGTCTTCAACAGCGAATCTATCGCACCTCACAACAGGGTGGCACCCGTAAGGTGCGCTCACTTCAACGTCTACTGCTCAAATCCTGGTCAGCCAAGCGGCTCGCGGTTCGACGAGTCACGCAGGAGAATCAGGGCAAGAAGACCGCTGGGATAGATGGGATACATTCTCTCTCTCCTTCAGAGCGGCTAGAGCTTGGAGTTTTTTGCACAACCCCTCGAAAAGGTATAGTCCAGATTGAGATCGTCGAGACTCATTCTTGTGCTGGCCATATTTAG
- a CDS encoding toll/interleukin-1 receptor domain-containing protein has protein sequence MDNYAFASYSHRDANVVIPIVKALLARGFHVWIDRIQLVPGEEWGMSISNALRDAKVLLWFAGRNTSSSSWMQEELRAAKFSNEQIAVIPVLVEGALPDKLPPFLKARQWVDARRKQRQSH, from the coding sequence ATGGATAATTACGCATTCGCAAGCTATAGCCACCGAGACGCTAATGTAGTGATACCAATTGTCAAGGCGCTACTGGCACGCGGTTTTCATGTTTGGATTGACCGCATTCAGCTTGTGCCAGGTGAAGAATGGGGAATGTCGATCTCCAATGCACTCCGAGATGCTAAAGTGTTGCTGTGGTTTGCAGGACGCAACACGAGTTCTTCCTCATGGATGCAAGAGGAGCTAAGGGCTGCAAAGTTTTCTAACGAACAGATTGCTGTCATTCCAGTGCTGGTCGAAGGTGCGCTCCCAGATAAACTGCCCCCATTCCTCAAAGCGCGGCAATGGGTTGATGCACGAAGAAAGCAGAGACAAAGCCATTGA
- a CDS encoding toll/interleukin-1 receptor domain-containing protein: MPQSQLRSGRSSGGGSSNSTRPRWSRAGSSVVYTPAEVRSLDPIRRSVEKQASRPDLRDIFLCHAWDDRRGIAKELHDLLESLGISVWFSEKDVLLGASLLREIDKGLARSRVGIVLVTPTLLRRVEGEGIADKELSALLARDLLVPIVHDTTYEALREVSPLLGSRSGLNTAEDTMENVAAKLAELVAL, translated from the coding sequence ATGCCCCAATCCCAATTGAGGAGCGGTAGAAGCAGCGGAGGCGGGTCTTCTAACAGCACGAGGCCGCGCTGGTCGCGGGCGGGTTCTTCCGTAGTGTACACACCGGCCGAGGTGAGGTCACTCGATCCGATCCGCCGAAGCGTCGAAAAGCAAGCATCCCGACCTGATCTTCGGGATATCTTCCTCTGCCACGCATGGGATGATCGAAGAGGCATTGCTAAGGAGCTACACGATCTGCTCGAATCACTCGGTATCTCTGTCTGGTTCAGCGAGAAAGATGTCCTTCTCGGTGCGTCGCTGCTCCGCGAAATCGATAAGGGACTTGCGAGGTCGCGGGTCGGGATTGTGCTTGTGACCCCTACACTGTTGCGCCGCGTTGAAGGAGAGGGTATCGCCGATAAGGAGCTTTCGGCACTCCTCGCACGTGACCTGCTTGTTCCTATTGTGCATGACACAACGTATGAAGCGCTTCGCGAAGTTAGCCCTCTGCTCGGCTCGCGAAGCGGCTTAAACACCGCAGAGGACACGATGGAAAATGTTGCGGCTAAGCTCGCCGAGTTGGTTGCTCTCTAG
- a CDS encoding class I SAM-dependent methyltransferase, with the protein MTTYDAIGASYAQTRQSDPRIAHTLLRILELEEGAIVADIGAGTGSYASVLANYGCQVIAVEPSTVMRSQAIAQPNIQWVDAYAEALPLSDCSVSAAIVMLALHHFKDYQQALREIQRITGGRKVVLFTYDPDAITRFWLTQYFPSFVEDVQATFRPIEALRAEVETITAHPVRVEPFPLPYDLSDSFAAVGWGRPELYLDNSIRNGISSFAKLSDRELEQGLSKLRKDVGTGLWDERNGHLRKQSQYDAGYQFLYTTRNSY; encoded by the coding sequence ATGACTACCTACGACGCTATCGGTGCATCCTACGCTCAAACAAGGCAAAGCGATCCGCGCATCGCTCATACCTTGCTCAGAATCCTAGAACTTGAAGAAGGCGCTATCGTTGCAGATATCGGCGCTGGGACAGGGTCTTACGCTTCCGTGCTGGCCAACTATGGTTGCCAAGTTATCGCAGTTGAACCCTCAACAGTCATGCGCAGTCAGGCTATAGCTCAACCCAACATTCAATGGGTAGACGCCTACGCAGAAGCACTACCTCTCTCTGATTGCTCAGTGAGCGCTGCAATCGTTATGCTAGCGCTGCACCACTTCAAGGATTACCAGCAAGCCCTACGAGAGATCCAGCGAATCACAGGAGGTAGAAAGGTTGTTCTATTCACTTACGATCCAGACGCGATCACGCGGTTTTGGTTAACACAGTACTTTCCCAGCTTCGTCGAAGATGTTCAAGCTACTTTTCGACCTATCGAGGCTTTGAGGGCTGAAGTCGAGACAATTACCGCTCATCCTGTCAGAGTAGAGCCGTTTCCACTACCATATGACCTATCAGATTCATTTGCTGCGGTAGGGTGGGGGCGACCCGAACTCTATCTAGACAATAGTATTCGCAACGGCATCTCCTCGTTCGCTAAGCTCTCTGATAGAGAACTAGAGCAAGGGCTGTCAAAGCTAAGGAAGGATGTAGGAACCGGACTTTGGGATGAACGCAACGGTCACCTACGGAAGCAGTCGCAGTATGATGCTGGTTATCAGTTCCTATACACCACTAGAAACTCTTATTAG
- a CDS encoding toll/interleukin-1 receptor domain-containing protein, whose amino-acid sequence MHEFDVFISHASEDKAKVARPLTEALTRAGLRVWLDELEIQIGDSLREKIDYGLSRSRFGVVILSPNFFEKQWPERELNGLFAIEEDGEKRILPVWHEVDKRVVRSHSPMLANRLAAQTSSGLKSVTSAITTVIQKDGVTSTLFNIIEAGPSVEALASFLKTYPRILEDCVGHYGVGHPEFLDQIVPPFDLSFNLFSLAFRATNGRFDWKGFLFLPADPKDKDNESVVHTLDLCRKALQKANTSTYTHRVVQDLLSGNSFSDILLNSFLNKRRDAFSGAVFYGRSGQLSERQREIVNEIERASRFLKFYSYDRLLDVSVKSQ is encoded by the coding sequence ATGCACGAGTTTGATGTCTTTATCAGTCATGCTTCAGAAGATAAAGCTAAGGTAGCTCGTCCTCTTACGGAAGCGTTAACGCGAGCTGGACTACGTGTATGGCTAGACGAACTTGAAATCCAGATTGGCGATAGCTTGAGAGAGAAAATAGACTACGGTTTGAGCCGTAGTAGGTTTGGGGTCGTGATCCTCAGTCCTAACTTTTTTGAAAAGCAGTGGCCGGAAAGGGAACTCAACGGGCTTTTTGCGATTGAAGAAGACGGAGAGAAGAGAATTCTCCCTGTATGGCATGAGGTAGACAAAAGAGTTGTCAGGTCGCATTCACCTATGTTGGCAAACCGACTAGCAGCTCAAACATCGAGCGGACTTAAATCAGTTACGAGCGCGATCACAACGGTAATACAAAAAGATGGGGTTACTTCAACCCTATTCAATATAATTGAAGCTGGACCATCAGTTGAAGCTTTAGCATCTTTTCTAAAGACGTACCCTAGAATTTTGGAAGACTGTGTAGGTCATTATGGAGTAGGTCATCCTGAGTTTCTTGATCAGATAGTTCCGCCATTCGATTTATCATTCAATCTATTTTCTCTTGCCTTCAGAGCCACTAACGGCAGATTTGATTGGAAAGGGTTTCTATTTTTGCCTGCTGACCCTAAAGATAAAGATAACGAATCAGTTGTTCACACTCTCGATCTATGTAGAAAAGCGTTACAGAAAGCTAATACATCTACGTATACGCATAGGGTAGTTCAAGATCTGCTATCTGGAAATTCTTTTAGTGATATCCTTCTCAATTCTTTTTTGAACAAGCGTCGTGATGCATTCAGTGGGGCTGTTTTTTATGGGCGCAGTGGACAACTGTCTGAACGGCAGCGGGAAATTGTAAATGAAATAGAACGAGCTTCTCGCTTCTTGAAGTTCTATAGCTACGACCGTCTACTTGACGTGAGTGTTAAAAGCCAATGA
- a CDS encoding pentapeptide repeat-containing protein: MKVAELLKSYGNGERNFRGSMLRGADFKGIDLSGADFSDSDIRGANFSGSLLTGTTFIRAKSGLQRRWITCVVAITYLLILLSTIFLFSFGIFASLAFGAEEGYEMFGISIPIVVIAFFAFTIRSGWSFVSVGCAVVLQIVAGILNSLPYLKTADDIFSFLALFSLLGSFSVVFAATGGFLFACAMATTLAATNIVMSIVLFVVEAFLLLNVSLFFAFNYGFEGAFYITVFSGAVIFANAYIGRRALKEDARDSLVRSVAISLLTIKGTRFRRAFLSKANFFEADLKSADFRDASIVHTNWHRARGLDYARLGKTALRDSRVRELLVTHRGNRKSYFGCDLRGANLSDADLTGATLTEADISQAILEGATLDAANLTRVRALGTSFRGASLTGACLESWNIDSTTQLKNVKCEYVYLLDSQQERRPSSKRNTFQPGEFTSLFEEILNTIDLIFQDGVDWQAFFRSFQELRNQYDGDELYIQAIEKKKDGAFVIRLECSSDTDKTLIEDRIRLLYREEIQFIEERYKERLNSYGYEIEGYKERIKDYRLQNSRLLDIVETMANKEYSSKYDLRNAQFAGGFAETVEGNQTGGDINNQVAERLSLPEAAAEIQRLLQQLESSNPTVTHAEQTAFLNAMIPPTRRMRFISALKSASSAAIDEIPYAPILKALVDGWQQPSA, encoded by the coding sequence TTGAAAGTAGCAGAACTTCTAAAATCCTACGGCAATGGAGAACGTAATTTTCGTGGATCTATGCTTAGGGGTGCTGACTTCAAAGGGATAGATCTGTCAGGAGCAGACTTTAGCGATTCTGATATCAGAGGCGCTAACTTCAGTGGCTCCTTGTTGACTGGCACTACATTCATACGAGCTAAATCCGGCTTACAACGCAGATGGATTACCTGCGTTGTAGCTATCACTTACCTCTTGATTTTACTTTCTACTATTTTCTTATTTTCTTTCGGCATTTTCGCAAGCTTAGCTTTTGGTGCTGAAGAAGGTTATGAAATGTTCGGTATATCTATTCCTATCGTTGTCATAGCGTTTTTTGCCTTCACTATTCGTAGTGGCTGGAGTTTTGTTTCCGTTGGATGTGCTGTAGTACTGCAAATAGTTGCAGGGATTCTTAACAGTCTTCCCTATTTAAAAACAGCTGATGACATCTTCAGCTTTCTTGCCTTATTCAGTCTTCTAGGATCTTTTTCTGTTGTCTTTGCTGCTACAGGTGGTTTTTTGTTTGCATGTGCGATGGCTACTACTCTAGCAGCTACAAACATAGTGATGTCCATTGTGCTGTTTGTGGTAGAGGCGTTTCTGCTGCTCAATGTTTCTCTATTTTTTGCATTCAACTACGGATTTGAAGGGGCTTTTTATATCACAGTATTCTCAGGTGCTGTTATATTCGCTAACGCTTATATTGGGCGACGTGCATTGAAAGAAGATGCTCGAGACTCTTTAGTTCGCTCAGTAGCCATATCTCTTTTGACGATAAAGGGAACTCGCTTCCGCAGGGCGTTCCTTTCAAAAGCTAATTTTTTCGAGGCTGATCTTAAAAGCGCTGACTTCCGGGATGCCTCTATAGTTCACACTAATTGGCACCGTGCTAGGGGATTGGACTATGCCAGATTAGGTAAGACAGCCCTCCGTGACTCCCGTGTGAGAGAGCTACTTGTGACTCATCGTGGTAATCGAAAATCTTATTTTGGGTGTGATCTAAGAGGAGCGAATCTCTCCGATGCTGATTTAACTGGAGCTACCTTGACAGAGGCTGACATAAGTCAGGCAATATTGGAGGGCGCTACATTAGATGCAGCTAATTTAACTAGAGTCCGAGCTTTAGGTACTAGCTTTAGAGGCGCCAGCTTAACAGGAGCGTGTTTAGAGTCATGGAATATAGACAGTACTACCCAACTAAAAAACGTAAAGTGTGAATATGTTTATCTGCTTGATTCTCAACAAGAACGCCGCCCAAGTAGCAAAAGGAATACATTTCAGCCAGGAGAATTCACAAGTCTTTTTGAAGAGATACTTAACACTATCGATCTTATCTTTCAAGATGGCGTAGATTGGCAAGCTTTCTTTAGGTCGTTTCAGGAATTACGTAATCAATATGATGGAGATGAACTATATATCCAAGCCATAGAAAAGAAAAAAGACGGTGCGTTCGTTATTAGACTGGAATGTTCATCAGATACGGATAAAACCCTGATTGAAGACAGAATAAGACTGCTTTACAGAGAGGAAATACAGTTTATAGAAGAGAGATATAAGGAGAGGTTAAATTCTTATGGATACGAAATAGAAGGTTATAAGGAGCGAATTAAAGATTATCGTTTGCAGAATAGTAGATTGCTCGACATTGTGGAAACTATGGCTAATAAAGAATACTCGTCTAAATATGATCTTCGTAATGCTCAATTCGCCGGGGGCTTTGCGGAAACAGTTGAAGGTAATCAGACTGGTGGCGATATCAATAACCAAGTCGCCGAGCGACTTTCTCTGCCAGAAGCCGCTGCTGAGATACAACGACTTCTTCAACAACTAGAATCCTCAAATCCTACGGTGACTCATGCTGAGCAAACTGCCTTCCTCAATGCTATGATTCCCCCTACCCGTCGTATGCGATTTATCAGTGCGTTGAAGTCTGCTAGCAGCGCTGCTATTGATGAAATTCCTTACGCTCCTATACTTAAGGCTTTAGTCGATGGATGGCAGCAGCCGAGTGCGTAG